One genomic region from Streptomyces sp. NBC_01304 encodes:
- a CDS encoding SDR family NAD(P)-dependent oxidoreductase, translated as MNSPVGRLLEGRIALVTGGSRGIGAATARALGRNGASVAVNYLSNKQAADDVVHSIELDGSKAVAVQGDVCAPDQAAELVWQAGELLGDIDILVCNAVGGPPVFHGTALDSGYEVQARVDAQIRATLNACRMVAPAMRGRRSGSIVFVGSSESRSSGPVVADIAVAKAAQDALMRVLAAELGPDGVRVNTVAPGFVPTDGSAPSGRPSLLSALAAVTPLRRIAQAEDVADAIVALASDLTRHITGAYLPVDGGQIMH; from the coding sequence GTGAACTCCCCTGTCGGCCGCCTCCTCGAAGGCCGTATCGCCCTGGTGACCGGCGGCAGCCGTGGCATCGGGGCCGCGACCGCCCGCGCCCTGGGCCGCAACGGGGCCTCGGTGGCCGTCAACTACCTCTCCAACAAACAGGCCGCCGACGACGTGGTGCACAGCATCGAGCTCGACGGGTCCAAGGCGGTGGCCGTGCAGGGCGATGTCTGCGCCCCCGACCAGGCCGCCGAACTCGTCTGGCAGGCCGGTGAGTTGCTCGGCGACATCGACATCCTGGTGTGCAACGCGGTGGGCGGCCCGCCCGTCTTCCACGGCACCGCGCTCGACTCCGGGTACGAGGTCCAGGCCCGGGTCGACGCACAGATCAGGGCGACCCTCAATGCCTGCCGGATGGTCGCCCCCGCGATGCGCGGCCGCAGGAGCGGCAGCATCGTCTTCGTCGGCTCCAGCGAATCGCGCAGCAGCGGGCCCGTGGTCGCCGACATCGCCGTGGCCAAGGCCGCCCAGGACGCCCTGATGCGGGTGCTGGCCGCCGAGTTGGGGCCGGACGGAGTGCGGGTCAACACGGTCGCGCCGGGCTTCGTGCCCACCGACGGCAGCGCCCCCTCCGGGCGCCCGAGCCTGCTCAGCGCCCTGGCGGCGGTCACCCCGCTGCGAAGGATCGCCCAGGCGGAGGACGTCGCCGATGCCATCGTGGCCCTCGCCAGCGATCTGACCCGGCACATCACCGGTGCCTATCTGCCCGTGGACGGAGGGCAGATCATGCACTGA
- a CDS encoding DUF4097 family beta strand repeat-containing protein: MRAVVMVAFGSGTPRRESFSRVEPVHVDAELGVGEIRVRLAEVPEMVVEVWAGAGWYASAQPACPNGGVWPRGGYQWGWHPGHHPVPVPPVPPVPGVPQVPPVPGVAGVPGVGAGWAWGPGHGPIPPGHGYVPGYGTVPPGHGYVPGYGAVPAGGAAVAAGSAAVGLGALDISLEEKSGRLRIGVPQGHPLWTTTLAVDITAPARSSLNLRTGSGSIAVSGTASAVALTTGSGSLDLERAEGEATFETGSGSIAAGHLLGRGRLRTGSGSVDVGTVEGEVSAHAGTGQIAVNCVVSGALDAVTNSGEIRIGVRDGVAAEVDAHSGSGGVRNDLAAGPAPGAGAPTVRLTARTGSGRVWIARAA, from the coding sequence TCATGGTGGCTTTCGGCTCCGGCACACCGCGACGGGAGTCGTTCTCCCGCGTCGAGCCGGTTCATGTGGACGCCGAGCTGGGGGTGGGCGAGATCCGCGTCCGTCTTGCGGAGGTGCCAGAGATGGTGGTCGAGGTCTGGGCGGGGGCCGGCTGGTACGCGTCCGCCCAGCCCGCCTGTCCGAACGGAGGGGTGTGGCCGCGGGGCGGCTACCAATGGGGCTGGCATCCCGGGCACCACCCCGTGCCCGTGCCGCCGGTTCCTCCGGTGCCGGGTGTGCCGCAGGTCCCCCCTGTCCCCGGCGTTGCGGGCGTGCCCGGGGTGGGCGCGGGCTGGGCGTGGGGGCCGGGGCACGGGCCGATTCCGCCCGGGCACGGGTACGTTCCCGGGTATGGCACGGTGCCGCCCGGTCACGGCTATGTGCCGGGCTACGGCGCGGTGCCCGCGGGCGGTGCGGCCGTCGCCGCGGGCAGTGCCGCGGTCGGGCTCGGGGCCCTCGACATCTCCCTGGAGGAGAAGAGCGGCCGGCTCCGCATCGGCGTACCGCAGGGGCATCCGCTGTGGACCACGACGCTGGCAGTCGACATCACCGCCCCCGCCCGCTCCAGCCTGAACTTACGTACGGGCAGCGGCTCCATCGCGGTCTCCGGCACCGCCTCCGCCGTGGCGCTGACGACCGGGTCCGGCTCGCTCGACCTGGAGCGCGCCGAGGGCGAGGCCACCTTCGAAACCGGCTCGGGCAGCATCGCCGCCGGGCATCTGCTCGGGCGCGGACGCCTGCGGACCGGCAGCGGCTCCGTGGACGTGGGAACGGTCGAAGGTGAGGTCTCCGCGCACGCCGGCACCGGCCAGATCGCCGTCAACTGTGTGGTGTCCGGCGCCCTGGACGCCGTCACCAACTCGGGGGAGATCCGGATCGGGGTACGCGACGGCGTCGCCGCCGAGGTGGACGCGCACTCGGGCTCCGGAGGCGTACGCAACGACCTGGCCGCCGGCCCCGCCCCGGGCGCCGGGGCACCCACCGTGCGGCTGACCGCGCGCACCGGCTCGGGGCGGGTATGGATCGCCCGCGCCGCGTGA